The following proteins come from a genomic window of Geomonas sp. RF6:
- a CDS encoding helix-turn-helix domain-containing protein: MRPEQAFGSVLRDLRHKKALSQEKLALEANMERAYISMLERGLRQPTLSTILKLSPVLGVSAATMVELVEKLIAAESDVNP; this comes from the coding sequence GTGAGGCCCGAACAGGCATTTGGCTCGGTATTGCGCGATTTACGTCACAAGAAGGCCTTGTCCCAAGAGAAGTTAGCCCTGGAGGCGAACATGGAAAGGGCTTACATCTCTATGTTAGAACGAGGCCTGCGGCAACCAACCCTGTCGACGATTCTGAAGCTTAGCCCTGTCTTGGGTGTTTCCGCGGCCACGATGGTTGAACTCGTAGAAAAATTGATCGCCGCAGAATCCGACGTAAACCCTTAA
- a CDS encoding site-specific integrase, translating into MAQLEYINYVPHRAVVLAQRVEWLRDFTHPLSGLPQIFWSDGTPWAEANHWALDKARSGDVKLKTVQSLMKHLHQYASWIEEGSMDWRHFPMRKSDRVLVVFRGALVAARNAGHLRPSTATARMRAVIQFYRHCNLHNFVTRGAPMWKDKLIVMRYYDSCGFERTMGVLSTDLSIPNRARPGVRLEGGLLPISASEMNELLKFTSENVCEELHLILMTGFFTGARLETITTLRVESLETASTDPLVPGMWKIRVGPGTVVATKGDVSGSILVADQLMRRLMQYAYSSHRIKRVEKAAKEDKSRLFLTRFSNPYGHSAISRGMTELRRIASQHALKFMKNFRFHQSRATFGTWLMSILLGVPGIKVKTAIEFVRDAMLHAREADTMRYITFLEHTRAKIEIANAFSEAFLGIASRLGDRNA; encoded by the coding sequence ATGGCTCAACTTGAATACATCAATTATGTCCCTCACCGCGCAGTCGTACTTGCGCAGCGGGTCGAATGGTTACGGGACTTCACCCATCCGCTTTCTGGGTTGCCGCAAATTTTCTGGAGTGACGGTACCCCGTGGGCAGAGGCAAACCATTGGGCATTGGATAAGGCAAGAAGCGGGGACGTGAAGCTTAAGACGGTGCAAAGCTTGATGAAGCACCTGCACCAGTATGCGTCTTGGATCGAGGAGGGGTCGATGGACTGGCGGCATTTCCCCATGCGCAAGTCCGATCGCGTGCTCGTTGTGTTTCGTGGGGCACTGGTTGCTGCACGGAATGCAGGACACCTCAGACCTTCAACAGCGACCGCTCGAATGCGCGCGGTAATTCAATTTTACCGCCACTGTAACCTTCACAATTTTGTCACACGAGGTGCGCCTATGTGGAAAGACAAGTTGATCGTTATGCGCTACTACGATTCATGTGGCTTTGAACGTACTATGGGGGTCTTAAGTACCGACCTCTCGATCCCTAATCGCGCACGGCCGGGCGTACGATTGGAAGGAGGCCTCCTCCCGATAAGTGCCAGTGAAATGAATGAACTCCTCAAATTCACTTCGGAAAATGTGTGTGAAGAACTGCATCTAATTTTGATGACAGGGTTCTTCACTGGTGCCAGGCTCGAAACAATCACGACTCTGCGCGTAGAAAGTCTAGAGACGGCAAGCACTGATCCTCTGGTCCCTGGTATGTGGAAGATACGAGTTGGGCCCGGCACTGTTGTGGCAACGAAAGGGGATGTCTCAGGCTCAATACTAGTGGCGGACCAACTAATGCGGAGGCTAATGCAGTATGCGTACTCCTCTCACCGCATCAAGCGGGTAGAGAAGGCCGCCAAGGAAGACAAGTCGCGCCTTTTCTTGACCCGCTTTAGCAATCCGTACGGCCACAGTGCCATCAGTAGAGGAATGACAGAGCTTCGCCGCATCGCCTCACAGCATGCGTTGAAGTTTATGAAAAACTTTCGGTTTCATCAAAGTAGGGCGACCTTTGGCACCTGGCTTATGTCAATACTCTTAGGAGTTCCTGGCATAAAGGTGAAAACGGCAATAGAATTTGTGCGGGATGCGATGTTACACGCACGGGAAGCGGATACCATGCGCTACATTACCTTCCTTGAGCATACGAGGGCAAAGATTGAAATAGCGAATGCATTTTCCGAGGCTTTCCTTGGCATTGCAAGTCGGCTCGGCGATCGCAATGCATAA
- a CDS encoding HNH endonuclease, which translates to MQIYDPYLRKYRSKAEHILIWERVHGKKVPINCRIHHRDLDPGNNRAENLMCIPVPLHLELHAKLRRARKTMSTLAFEVARQRITEEYERKRKELMEIWALLADSTQGEH; encoded by the coding sequence TTGCAGATCTACGATCCCTATTTACGTAAGTACCGATCTAAAGCAGAGCATATCCTGATTTGGGAGAGGGTTCATGGAAAGAAGGTACCGATCAATTGCCGGATTCACCACCGCGACCTCGATCCAGGAAACAACCGTGCGGAGAATCTGATGTGCATTCCAGTCCCGCTACACCTCGAATTGCATGCAAAGCTTCGGAGGGCAAGAAAGACGATGAGCACTCTCGCTTTTGAAGTTGCTCGACAGCGGATAACCGAGGAGTACGAACGAAAGCGCAAGGAGCTAATGGAGATTTGGGCCCTGCTGGCTGACTCCACACAAGGAGAACATTAA
- a CDS encoding DUF262 domain-containing protein, producing the protein MAITSRLMSLQEIVAARYSFQVPIYQRLYVWEEEQVKTLLEDLLMAYHEQKDIFYLGGTLLVERGRSGKGRCFDVIDGQQRLTTLWMMSVVWQQELKPFLHRKERGIPSNRITFPIRKEVNKFFENRIAGASVTAIDNKQIIDALALIKSFFQDEAHGVSAKLFTRFIYRNVKMVLTRVPERTDLNKLFEVINDRGQQLQHQDILKARLLRFIPDPRERQRYAQMWDACSCMGGYVEKNLKDITGLKVAELFNNRASRTDQEKLAKASEVLHALSRRQTESMGTKTRTLRAILQARSDEEQDGETADDVERYEADDVRSIIGFPLLLQHTLRIWLQTHDKPDLPKILDKQLLSLFHKHFLRNAMRAHVTSFIELLWEIRYCFDKYVIKWSRQDQHVVCKLRLSPTTSRGKTYYSLVRDEPESTEGFTLLQGMLYHSQQLTTHYWLTPLLAYIHRHPGSDHFAFLRHLDNHLLCTNTEKLLPERTHGFLQTPWKKNTLDHSLLFEAKGTAFPHYWFYKLEFILWDRRRAVMKDQRWENFRITAKNSIEHISPQMPQVVDTNQVSDDQRDRFGNLGLVTQSINSEYSNRPFNEKRQRFHNLNAVRLDSLKMALIYRHDKWNDALAAAHEKEMIDLIADYLGTDFSSGHA; encoded by the coding sequence GTGGCCATAACTTCAAGACTGATGAGCCTTCAGGAAATAGTCGCTGCGAGATACTCCTTTCAGGTACCGATATATCAGCGCCTCTATGTTTGGGAAGAAGAGCAGGTGAAGACCCTGCTGGAAGATTTGCTGATGGCGTATCACGAACAGAAAGATATCTTCTATCTCGGTGGCACTCTGCTGGTGGAGAGGGGACGGAGCGGCAAGGGCAGGTGCTTTGACGTGATTGACGGGCAGCAGCGGCTGACTACGCTGTGGATGATGAGCGTCGTTTGGCAACAGGAGCTGAAGCCTTTCTTACATCGAAAGGAGCGAGGCATACCGTCTAACCGCATCACGTTCCCCATTCGCAAGGAGGTAAACAAATTTTTCGAGAATCGTATTGCGGGAGCTTCGGTGACCGCGATTGATAATAAGCAGATAATTGATGCCTTGGCGCTGATTAAGTCGTTTTTTCAGGATGAGGCTCACGGCGTCAGCGCGAAATTGTTTACACGTTTCATCTATCGGAATGTGAAAATGGTGCTCACTCGGGTGCCAGAACGTACCGACCTCAACAAGTTGTTTGAGGTCATTAACGACCGAGGCCAGCAACTGCAGCACCAAGATATCCTGAAGGCGCGCCTCCTGCGGTTCATACCCGACCCACGAGAGCGTCAGCGCTATGCTCAGATGTGGGACGCCTGCTCTTGTATGGGCGGCTATGTCGAGAAGAACCTGAAGGACATAACGGGATTGAAGGTGGCCGAACTCTTCAACAATAGAGCGAGCAGAACTGATCAGGAAAAGCTGGCCAAGGCAAGTGAGGTGCTGCATGCGCTTTCCCGCCGTCAGACAGAGTCCATGGGAACGAAGACCCGGACGCTGAGGGCAATCCTTCAGGCGAGGTCGGATGAGGAACAGGATGGCGAAACTGCTGACGATGTAGAAAGGTATGAAGCGGACGACGTGCGTAGCATTATTGGGTTTCCATTGCTACTACAACACACGCTGCGGATCTGGTTGCAGACGCATGATAAGCCGGATCTGCCGAAAATACTTGATAAGCAGCTGTTGTCATTATTCCACAAGCATTTCCTGCGCAACGCGATGCGCGCTCACGTAACATCGTTCATCGAGCTTCTGTGGGAGATTCGCTACTGCTTCGACAAATACGTCATAAAGTGGAGTCGACAGGACCAACACGTGGTGTGCAAGCTGCGCCTGAGCCCCACAACCTCTCGCGGAAAAACATATTACAGCCTCGTGCGTGATGAGCCTGAGTCGACTGAGGGGTTTACCCTCCTGCAGGGCATGCTGTACCACTCGCAGCAACTAACCACCCATTATTGGCTGACCCCCCTGCTTGCCTATATCCACCGCCATCCTGGCAGCGACCACTTCGCCTTCTTGCGCCACTTGGACAATCATCTACTCTGCACTAACACTGAGAAGTTATTACCTGAGCGCACTCACGGTTTCCTGCAGACGCCCTGGAAAAAAAACACTCTCGACCATTCATTGCTATTCGAAGCAAAAGGCACAGCCTTCCCTCACTACTGGTTTTACAAGCTGGAGTTCATCCTTTGGGATCGGCGACGGGCTGTGATGAAGGACCAGCGCTGGGAGAATTTCCGCATCACAGCGAAGAATTCCATTGAACACATCTCTCCACAAATGCCGCAGGTTGTCGACACCAATCAGGTTTCTGACGACCAACGTGACCGCTTCGGAAACTTAGGTCTCGTAACACAAAGCATTAACTCCGAGTACAGCAACAGGCCCTTCAACGAGAAAAGACAACGCTTCCACAACCTCAACGCTGTGCGCCTCGATTCGCTTAAGATGGCACTGATCTACCGCCACGATAAGTGGAATGATGCGCTGGCTGCTGCACATGAAAAGGAAATGATAGACCTCATTGCTGATTATCTGGGTACTGATTTTTCGAGTGGGCATGCCTGA
- a CDS encoding PGN_0703 family putative restriction endonuclease — protein MRVLKRDGKTYRLPSALNQFQEQLYVHLIDWKRRNITESSGTSRGITYDAILPNYLIDQRPLIYAGIKIAMEEHLQRFPFRIHKYFNHMASSQAANINLFLPILRHSRASAILGAIKPDFKTLATEYLDHGYRIEFWDEPSGCLGDKNDVAGTDSDLAIAYYDQDGVLCLWLIEHKLTEKEFTQCGGCKSKGRQGRHDCGKSFQELVGNPSTCYYHDPKGFNYWKITTNNLEFFPNHAEDTSCPFRGGMNQLWRNQLLALAIEQDDRQPYKKTAFSVVRHPRNHALDRTIGDFEHLIAGNQRFTTFTSADVIAAAAAHADDSLRTWISWYRSLYDI, from the coding sequence ATGAGAGTTTTGAAAAGGGATGGCAAAACATACCGCCTCCCCAGTGCGTTGAATCAATTCCAGGAGCAGCTTTATGTCCATCTGATAGATTGGAAGCGGAGGAATATCACCGAGTCCTCCGGCACATCTCGAGGTATCACTTACGATGCTATTCTTCCGAACTACCTCATAGATCAGCGGCCCTTGATCTACGCCGGTATCAAGATCGCCATGGAGGAGCACCTCCAACGGTTTCCCTTTCGCATACACAAGTACTTCAACCACATGGCGAGTTCGCAGGCGGCAAACATCAACCTATTTTTACCGATCTTGCGGCACTCACGAGCATCAGCGATTCTTGGTGCTATCAAACCTGATTTCAAAACACTAGCAACTGAGTATCTGGACCATGGCTATCGCATAGAGTTCTGGGATGAGCCGTCTGGCTGCCTGGGCGACAAGAACGATGTCGCGGGCACGGATTCCGATCTCGCGATCGCTTATTACGACCAGGATGGCGTGCTTTGCCTCTGGCTTATCGAGCACAAGCTCACGGAGAAGGAATTCACACAATGTGGCGGTTGCAAAAGCAAGGGCCGACAGGGCAGGCACGACTGCGGAAAATCCTTTCAGGAACTCGTCGGAAACCCCTCCACCTGTTACTACCATGATCCAAAAGGGTTCAACTATTGGAAAATCACTACGAACAATCTGGAGTTCTTCCCAAACCATGCAGAGGACACCAGTTGTCCTTTTCGAGGGGGAATGAATCAGTTGTGGCGCAACCAACTGCTAGCCCTCGCCATTGAGCAGGACGATCGCCAACCGTATAAGAAGACAGCTTTCTCTGTCGTGCGACATCCCCGAAATCATGCACTTGACAGGACAATTGGAGACTTCGAACATCTCATCGCCGGCAACCAAAGGTTCACTACGTTCACATCGGCTGACGTTATCGCTGCTGCAGCGGCCCATGCAGACGACAGCCTGCGGACTTGGATCAGCTGGTATAGAAGTCTCTACGACATTTGA
- a CDS encoding DUF262 domain-containing protein, with translation MTQNAKVKVLCFTELFTSVALPIALDVYQRPYVWGPDKVKQLLDDLKQHFRQHAAPDYYLGSILLHENRQQKKLFIIDGQQRLTSLAVLYHTCTRCLPPKLKFTYGSPDSARNIKQTQAECALVHKSFTSDIFQRISFTVITVTEEDLAFTFFDTQNNRGMPLDATDLLKAYHLRAVTGDSRDELQTECAKRWERLQLGGQKFGCATDFAPLLFQQYLWRARRWTGQKKLARETHNAIMTEFQHTAVAPEAPERLALYPSQLNSRHASLVLDLERPVGYRLTPHLVQKKHSSAQLPFVIRQPISKGIGFFLYADKYSALITELMDSHSEDPAILDFLDFYQKVIAKLSIYLRELFLLASVMFIDKFGKRQLLQFALWLDYSLGAIRLLKHYIFREAPLIYLRDSSHNLLDVISGAFLPDQVIEFLRRDESAGEVYATERIEAGIGVQGAYKQRVLDYYGKRDSLKHKALWIEEKQPWP, from the coding sequence ATGACCCAAAATGCAAAGGTGAAGGTGCTCTGCTTTACAGAGCTTTTTACGTCGGTTGCCTTACCGATAGCCCTAGACGTGTACCAGCGTCCATATGTCTGGGGCCCAGACAAGGTGAAGCAGCTCCTCGATGACCTCAAGCAGCATTTCAGGCAGCATGCCGCCCCCGACTACTATCTCGGCTCCATTCTGCTGCACGAAAACCGGCAGCAAAAAAAGCTATTCATCATTGATGGTCAACAGCGTTTGACTTCGCTCGCGGTGCTTTATCACACGTGTACGAGGTGTCTGCCCCCAAAGCTAAAATTTACCTACGGTTCTCCGGACTCAGCCCGCAACATAAAGCAGACGCAAGCTGAGTGCGCTTTGGTGCACAAGTCGTTTACTTCCGACATATTTCAACGAATAAGCTTTACGGTCATAACCGTTACCGAAGAAGATCTCGCATTCACTTTTTTTGACACGCAGAATAATCGGGGGATGCCGCTCGATGCCACGGATCTGCTGAAAGCCTACCACCTGCGCGCAGTTACAGGCGACAGCCGCGACGAGTTACAAACTGAGTGTGCCAAGCGATGGGAGCGGCTGCAGCTGGGGGGACAAAAATTCGGGTGTGCTACTGACTTTGCTCCATTGCTATTCCAGCAGTACTTGTGGCGAGCGCGCCGCTGGACTGGGCAAAAAAAGCTAGCACGTGAAACTCACAACGCGATTATGACCGAATTTCAGCACACGGCGGTGGCTCCGGAAGCGCCTGAGCGACTGGCTCTCTACCCGTCACAACTCAATAGCCGTCACGCTAGCCTAGTGCTCGATCTGGAGCGCCCCGTCGGTTACCGCCTCACGCCCCATCTCGTGCAGAAAAAACATAGCTCAGCTCAATTGCCTTTTGTCATACGGCAGCCGATTTCCAAAGGAATCGGCTTTTTCCTGTATGCCGACAAATACTCCGCGCTCATAACTGAACTGATGGACTCGCACAGCGAAGACCCAGCAATTCTCGATTTTCTAGATTTCTACCAGAAAGTCATCGCCAAACTGTCAATTTATCTTAGGGAACTTTTCCTGCTCGCCAGCGTCATGTTCATTGATAAGTTCGGCAAACGACAGTTGCTGCAGTTCGCACTTTGGCTTGACTACTCGTTGGGTGCTATTCGTCTCCTCAAACACTACATATTCAGAGAGGCGCCACTGATTTACCTGCGTGACTCCTCCCACAACTTACTTGATGTGATCTCCGGAGCCTTTCTGCCCGACCAGGTTATCGAATTTCTGCGACGAGACGAGTCTGCTGGAGAGGTTTACGCAACTGAGCGTATCGAGGCAGGGATTGGGGTTCAGGGCGCCTATAAACAGCGGGTACTTGACTACTATGGGAAACGGGACAGCCTCAAGCATAAAGCTCTCTGGATCGAGGAGAAACAACCGTGGCCATAA
- a CDS encoding UvrD-helicase domain-containing protein, translated as MTTRITNPDTEADLQLRECLDQQQPTNFVMVAGAGSGKTTSLVKALAHLAMTRGPELRRRGQQIACITYTEVAVGEIQGDVGNAALFHVSTIHSFLWTIVQPFQNDLREWVLSRLGEKIAEAERKLANPRTRAHTREQLTLDVVRYRAQCTQVVGIKRFIYGTGSDYSRGVLGHDDILKVGPSLITDRPLLRTLIASRFPYIFVDESQDTNPTFVDALRLIADMGLEGFCLGFFGDPMQKIYTGGAGPITPGEGWVQITKPENFRCPLSVLRVINRVRAEDDGLQQVRGRTIVCDGVVEPVEGSARLFIVQADARRAERLTEVRRWLSRANDDVLWENDEEDGDVRVLVLVHRVAAHRLGFADIYAALNDNGQTSLKAGLVDGTAWIIRPFMTYLLPLVVAAQSGADFEVIAALRSKCPLLTQERLAGQNSPAVLARLQLDVDRLVAMFADEGTSIRAVLELVRDREILGLDERLLAYLERPLDEVDEDDPEDAAVRAFLASPAPQLWGYRAYVENQSPFATQQGIKGAEFQRVLVLLDDEESHYTLFSYGKYFGIEPLSDKDQENIQDGVDSVVDRTRRLFYVCCSRAVQDLAVVLFVPDVRAATEALIARGYFERDDVHTLGD; from the coding sequence ATGACGACTCGGATTACGAATCCTGATACCGAAGCCGATCTACAGCTGCGCGAGTGCCTAGATCAACAGCAGCCCACAAACTTTGTGATGGTGGCTGGGGCGGGCTCTGGCAAGACGACATCTTTGGTCAAGGCACTTGCCCATTTGGCAATGACCAGAGGGCCTGAGCTTCGGCGTCGTGGACAGCAGATTGCGTGCATCACCTATACGGAAGTCGCCGTCGGTGAGATCCAGGGAGACGTCGGAAACGCCGCCTTGTTTCATGTTTCCACGATTCACAGCTTCCTCTGGACGATTGTACAACCCTTCCAAAACGACCTGCGCGAGTGGGTCCTTTCCAGGTTGGGCGAGAAAATCGCTGAAGCCGAGAGGAAACTCGCCAATCCACGTACCCGCGCACATACGCGTGAACAGCTGACCCTCGATGTTGTTCGATATCGGGCACAATGTACCCAAGTCGTCGGCATCAAACGTTTTATCTATGGGACGGGCAGCGACTATTCTAGAGGAGTTTTAGGCCACGACGATATTCTAAAGGTCGGACCATCGCTGATTACAGATCGCCCCTTGTTACGTACCCTTATCGCCTCCCGTTTCCCATACATCTTCGTTGACGAGAGCCAAGATACGAACCCTACCTTTGTCGATGCCCTAAGACTAATTGCTGATATGGGCTTAGAAGGCTTCTGCCTAGGCTTCTTCGGCGATCCCATGCAAAAGATCTACACTGGGGGGGCAGGTCCTATCACCCCCGGAGAAGGATGGGTCCAAATCACAAAACCTGAGAACTTTCGTTGTCCCTTGAGCGTCCTCCGTGTGATTAATCGAGTTCGGGCAGAGGATGATGGCCTCCAACAGGTTCGAGGGCGAACGATTGTGTGTGATGGGGTTGTGGAACCCGTTGAAGGGTCAGCACGACTATTCATCGTACAGGCTGACGCTCGCCGAGCCGAACGTCTCACAGAAGTTCGCCGGTGGCTTTCGCGCGCAAACGATGATGTTCTGTGGGAAAACGACGAGGAGGATGGAGATGTGCGCGTGCTTGTCCTCGTTCATCGTGTGGCGGCTCACCGGCTCGGCTTTGCTGACATCTATGCTGCCCTAAATGATAATGGCCAGACGAGCTTGAAAGCAGGTTTGGTGGATGGTACGGCATGGATAATTCGACCGTTCATGACTTATCTTCTCCCCCTGGTCGTCGCCGCTCAATCCGGAGCCGATTTCGAGGTTATCGCTGCCTTGCGTAGCAAGTGCCCGCTCCTCACACAGGAGCGCTTGGCAGGCCAAAACTCACCGGCTGTCCTCGCAAGGCTGCAACTGGACGTGGATCGCCTGGTTGCAATGTTCGCTGATGAGGGAACCTCCATCCGCGCTGTACTCGAATTAGTTCGTGACAGGGAGATTCTCGGTCTCGACGAGCGTCTATTGGCTTACCTTGAGAGACCATTGGACGAAGTCGATGAAGATGATCCCGAGGACGCGGCTGTTCGAGCTTTCCTTGCAAGTCCTGCACCCCAATTGTGGGGGTATCGTGCCTACGTTGAGAATCAATCTCCTTTTGCCACTCAGCAGGGCATCAAAGGTGCCGAATTTCAACGCGTTCTGGTCCTCCTTGATGATGAGGAGAGCCACTACACCTTGTTCTCGTACGGAAAGTACTTCGGCATTGAGCCCCTTTCAGATAAAGATCAAGAAAACATTCAGGATGGCGTGGATTCGGTGGTAGATAGGACTCGTCGGCTATTTTATGTTTGTTGTTCCAGGGCGGTGCAGGATCTTGCAGTTGTTCTCTTTGTACCCGATGTACGCGCGGCAACGGAGGCTTTAATTGCAAGAGGTTATTTTGAACGAGATGATGTGCACACCTTGGGAGACTAG